From bacterium, the proteins below share one genomic window:
- a CDS encoding DUF1499 domain-containing protein, with translation MAKASPIISLISAGLVVVGVLGANLGILAPMQGFTTYAMGGLAGGLFSTVVALIALYLTRGGRDPEGRQKALIGLVIALALPIAVLAPAALVGGDAPPINDITTDLADPPAFAGAELVPDYRNRDMSYPADFVPIVQESYPDLAPLRVADAPMAAFARAEIAAEELGWEVVARDGDALAFYARDETGLFRFVDDVVVRVRSDGAGAKIDVRSKSRDGRGDMGTNAKRIRALLAAVEG, from the coding sequence ATGGCCAAGGCCTCCCCGATCATCAGCCTCATCTCCGCCGGTCTCGTCGTGGTCGGCGTGCTGGGCGCCAACCTCGGAATCCTGGCGCCCATGCAAGGCTTCACCACCTACGCGATGGGTGGCCTCGCGGGGGGCCTCTTCTCGACGGTCGTGGCGCTGATCGCGCTCTATCTGACCCGGGGCGGGCGCGACCCGGAGGGGCGCCAGAAGGCGTTGATCGGCCTGGTGATCGCCCTCGCGCTGCCGATCGCCGTCCTCGCTCCCGCCGCGCTCGTCGGCGGGGACGCACCTCCGATCAACGACATCACGACGGACCTCGCGGACCCGCCGGCCTTCGCCGGGGCCGAGCTCGTGCCCGACTACCGCAACCGCGACATGAGCTACCCCGCGGACTTCGTGCCGATCGTGCAGGAGAGCTACCCGGACCTCGCACCGCTGCGCGTCGCCGACGCCCCGATGGCGGCGTTCGCCCGGGCCGAGATCGCGGCCGAAGAGCTCGGTTGGGAAGTCGTCGCCCGGGACGGCGATGCCCTCGCCTTCTACGCCCGGGACGAGACCGGTCTCTTCCGCTTCGTCGACGACGTCGTCGTGCGCGTCCGGTCCGACGGCGCCGGCGCGAAGATCGACGTGCGCTCGAAGTCCCGCGACGGGCGGGGCGACATGGGCACCAACGCCAAGCGAATCCGCGCGCTCCTCGCAGCGGTCGAGGGCTAG
- a CDS encoding terpene cyclase/mutase family protein, with translation MTIVTLDTGGGSGGDDDAAFIEALRHRAADALERAYRFLETQPDAWALLRAQVLCQARPAADLARKLGETARPDGSLPLGTLISGGEVGFPPIDPSSLDEDTAAVLGTLEAMLVAGDARALAADWVEPAVRFLEAHQSDDGGYRLPVSSDLAAQAEADVFFTGMIAGILGRTPVSKIAPLEAAGAFLAERFSPDAVEHDGYAPLLAYSHFYTNVPDDEADEALQWCGRALEKGFRSRHLDAVSTLRVLLTCDAQAMPGATFDIVELLERLMEEQAGDGGFAELSLGGPETRTSQTVDAMIAIVRLCAVLDVDAS, from the coding sequence GTGACGATCGTGACTCTGGATACCGGCGGCGGGTCGGGTGGCGACGACGACGCCGCGTTCATCGAGGCCCTGCGCCATCGCGCAGCGGACGCCCTCGAGCGCGCCTACCGCTTCCTCGAGACCCAGCCCGACGCCTGGGCGCTGCTGCGGGCCCAGGTGCTCTGCCAGGCGCGGCCCGCCGCGGACCTCGCCCGCAAGCTCGGGGAGACCGCGCGGCCCGACGGGAGCCTTCCGCTCGGGACCCTGATCTCCGGGGGCGAGGTGGGCTTCCCGCCGATCGACCCGTCCTCCCTCGACGAAGACACGGCCGCGGTCCTCGGGACCCTCGAGGCGATGCTCGTGGCCGGAGATGCGCGTGCGCTCGCGGCGGACTGGGTCGAGCCGGCGGTCCGCTTCCTCGAAGCCCATCAGTCCGACGACGGTGGCTATCGCCTCCCCGTGTCGAGCGATCTCGCCGCGCAGGCCGAGGCGGACGTCTTCTTCACCGGCATGATCGCCGGGATCCTGGGGCGCACCCCCGTCTCGAAGATCGCGCCCCTCGAGGCCGCCGGTGCCTTCCTGGCCGAGCGCTTCTCGCCGGACGCAGTCGAGCACGACGGCTATGCGCCCCTGCTCGCGTACTCCCACTTCTATACGAACGTGCCGGACGACGAGGCGGACGAGGCGCTCCAGTGGTGCGGCCGCGCCCTAGAGAAGGGCTTCCGGAGTCGCCACCTCGACGCGGTGTCGACGCTTCGCGTGCTGCTGACCTGCGACGCACAGGCGATGCCCGGCGCGACCTTCGACATCGTCGAGCTGCTCGAACGCCTGATGGAAGAGCAGGCCGGAGACGGAGGCTTCGCCGAGCTGTCCCTCGGCGGGCCCGAGACGCGCACGTCGCAGACCGTCGACGCGATGATCGCGATCGTGCGCCTGTGCGCGGTTCTCGACGTCGACGCTTCGTAG
- a CDS encoding thioredoxin domain-containing protein, producing MTTHPPDPDRRKNRLGQETSAYLRQHQYNPVDWVPWGEEALARAKAEDKPLLVSIGYSACHWCHVMERESFEDPAIAARMNEAFVCIKVDREERPDVDQIYMDAALKLNGQGGWPLNAICTPDGRPFFVGTYFPPETRGNTPGFPDVIDSVERAWKEQRDQIEENAGTIAEALVARPEGEAKGAIGAERVAEGARQILRVADARHGGFGQAPKFPTPTSLEFLAAALDFVPEEEARNMAQFLALTAREMSRRGLWDHLGGGFHRYCVDANWTIPHFEKMLCDQGQLLAFYAELARRAHEPGDLLWPIFETVEYLRREMRAEGGAFYASQDADSEGEEGKYFVWTPGQIANLLGDDADPFCTTYGVRLAGNFENGTTHLVDEARAPREELAAARATLLAARQERVAPETDPKHVAAWNGYTISGLARAACSTGDPSMLDDAVRAAEFVFAEMFDAEGRLLRVHDEGRAHVLGFLDDHAAMLGACLDLHRGGAGDAWLERARGLADQIRARFAEEATGALYLTPADGGRLIHRPRSDHDGATPDAAGLALLGLTRLAALADDAELEAFVTRAIAEQALFLEKAPQAFPTLLRAVALRARGTSVAVIVGDESDSATRALADRARRVLRPEDAVVVAAPGAAAPPVLSRDWLAGREAIDGRATAYVCLGTQCSLPVQDPAALVAELVPGQG from the coding sequence ATGACCACCCACCCCCCGGATCCCGATCGCAGAAAGAACCGTCTCGGCCAGGAGACGAGCGCCTATCTGCGGCAGCACCAATACAACCCCGTCGACTGGGTTCCCTGGGGCGAGGAGGCCTTGGCGCGCGCGAAGGCCGAGGACAAGCCGCTGCTGGTCTCGATCGGCTACAGCGCCTGCCACTGGTGTCACGTCATGGAGCGCGAGTCCTTCGAGGACCCGGCGATCGCGGCGCGCATGAACGAGGCCTTCGTCTGCATCAAGGTCGACCGCGAGGAGCGTCCCGACGTCGACCAGATCTACATGGACGCGGCCCTCAAGCTGAACGGACAGGGCGGCTGGCCGCTCAACGCGATCTGCACGCCGGACGGCCGCCCCTTCTTCGTCGGTACCTACTTCCCCCCGGAGACGCGCGGGAACACGCCCGGCTTTCCAGACGTGATCGACTCGGTCGAACGCGCCTGGAAGGAGCAGCGCGACCAGATCGAGGAGAACGCGGGCACGATCGCGGAGGCGCTCGTCGCGCGACCGGAAGGTGAGGCGAAGGGGGCGATCGGCGCCGAGCGCGTCGCCGAGGGCGCGCGCCAGATTCTGCGCGTCGCCGACGCTCGCCACGGCGGCTTCGGCCAGGCCCCGAAGTTCCCGACGCCGACCAGCCTCGAGTTCCTCGCGGCGGCGCTCGACTTCGTGCCCGAGGAAGAGGCGCGGAACATGGCCCAGTTCCTGGCGCTGACCGCCCGGGAGATGTCCCGCCGAGGCCTCTGGGATCACCTCGGCGGGGGCTTCCACCGCTACTGCGTCGATGCCAACTGGACCATCCCGCACTTCGAGAAGATGCTCTGCGACCAGGGGCAGCTCCTCGCCTTCTACGCGGAGCTCGCGCGCCGCGCCCACGAGCCCGGAGACCTGCTCTGGCCGATCTTCGAGACGGTCGAGTATCTGCGGCGCGAGATGCGGGCCGAAGGGGGCGCCTTCTACGCGAGTCAGGACGCCGACAGCGAGGGGGAAGAAGGCAAGTACTTCGTCTGGACCCCCGGACAGATCGCGAACCTGTTGGGCGACGACGCCGATCCGTTCTGCACGACCTACGGCGTGCGCCTCGCCGGCAACTTCGAGAACGGCACGACGCATCTCGTCGACGAAGCCCGCGCCCCGCGCGAAGAGCTCGCCGCGGCCCGCGCGACGCTCCTCGCCGCGCGACAGGAGCGGGTCGCGCCAGAGACCGACCCCAAGCACGTCGCGGCGTGGAACGGCTACACGATCAGCGGTCTCGCGCGAGCGGCATGCTCGACGGGGGACCCCTCCATGCTGGACGATGCGGTCCGGGCCGCGGAGTTCGTCTTCGCCGAGATGTTCGACGCCGAAGGGCGACTACTGCGGGTCCACGACGAAGGTCGCGCCCACGTCCTCGGCTTCCTCGACGACCATGCGGCGATGCTCGGTGCCTGCCTCGATCTCCACCGGGGTGGCGCCGGCGACGCGTGGCTCGAACGCGCCCGGGGCCTCGCCGACCAGATCCGCGCGCGCTTCGCCGAAGAGGCGACCGGCGCGCTCTACCTCACACCGGCCGACGGAGGCCGCCTGATCCATCGCCCGCGGTCGGACCACGACGGCGCCACGCCGGATGCCGCAGGCCTCGCGCTCCTCGGCCTCACCCGGCTCGCCGCCCTCGCCGACGACGCCGAGCTCGAAGCGTTCGTGACGCGGGCGATCGCGGAGCAGGCGCTCTTCCTCGAGAAGGCCCCCCAGGCCTTCCCGACCCTGCTCCGCGCGGTGGCCCTCCGGGCGCGCGGGACCTCCGTCGCCGTGATCGTGGGCGACGAGAGCGATTCCGCCACGCGTGCGCTCGCCGATCGCGCCCGTCGCGTCCTGCGACCGGAGGACGCCGTCGTCGTCGCGGCCCCCGGTGCGGCTGCGCCGCCCGTCCTCTCGCGGGACTGGCTGGCCGGGCGCGAAGCGATCGACGGACGGGCCACGGCCTACGTCTGCCTGGGCACGCAGTGCTCGCTGCCGGTCCAGGATCCCGCGGCGCTCGTTGCCGAGCTCGTCCCGGGCCAGGGTTGA
- a CDS encoding deoxyhypusine synthase family protein produces the protein MSDPTPKKRDAANYGSGHDDGLEPLVPLDVGRLDSVDALVSAMANTAFGGRRLGEAADALEAMVRDPDCFRVVTISGAMTIAKQGLVLCEMIERGWVQAVVATGALMTHGFVEGAGMLHFKHRASMRDEELFEKGYNRVYDTIELEKNLDDAEALLDAVLGEIEPGSTICSHDLLARVGHMLDRNDVGRAILRSAVRHQVPIYVPAFTDSELGLDFAIHNHRRRANDEEPFAYDPFLDLEDFADRVRASETLGIFTIGGGVPRNWAQQVAPYLEITADRLGTDEPVRRYKYAVRICPEPEHWGGLSGCTYTEGVSWGKFVPESEGGRQVEVHADATIAWPVIVRAVIERLERE, from the coding sequence ATGTCCGATCCGACTCCCAAGAAACGTGACGCCGCGAACTACGGCTCCGGCCACGACGACGGCCTCGAGCCGCTCGTCCCTCTCGACGTCGGAAGACTCGACAGCGTCGATGCGCTCGTCTCGGCGATGGCGAACACCGCCTTCGGCGGACGACGACTCGGTGAGGCGGCCGATGCCCTGGAAGCGATGGTGCGCGATCCGGACTGCTTCCGGGTCGTGACGATCTCGGGCGCGATGACGATCGCCAAGCAGGGGCTCGTCCTCTGCGAGATGATCGAACGCGGCTGGGTCCAGGCCGTGGTCGCGACCGGCGCGCTCATGACCCACGGCTTCGTCGAGGGCGCGGGCATGCTCCACTTCAAGCACCGCGCGTCGATGCGCGACGAGGAGCTGTTCGAGAAGGGCTACAACCGCGTCTACGACACGATCGAGCTCGAGAAGAATCTCGACGACGCAGAAGCCCTCCTCGACGCGGTCCTCGGCGAGATCGAACCCGGGAGCACGATCTGCAGCCACGACCTGCTCGCGCGGGTCGGCCACATGCTCGACCGGAACGACGTCGGCCGCGCGATCCTTCGAAGCGCCGTTCGTCACCAGGTCCCGATCTACGTCCCGGCCTTCACCGACTCCGAGCTCGGTCTCGACTTCGCGATCCACAACCACCGGCGCCGTGCGAACGACGAGGAGCCCTTCGCCTACGACCCCTTCCTCGACCTCGAGGACTTCGCCGACCGCGTCCGGGCGAGCGAGACCCTCGGCATCTTCACCATCGGAGGCGGCGTCCCGCGCAACTGGGCGCAGCAGGTCGCGCCCTATCTCGAGATCACCGCCGATCGGCTCGGAACCGACGAGCCGGTCCGCCGCTACAAGTACGCGGTCCGGATCTGCCCGGAGCCGGAGCACTGGGGCGGGCTCTCGGGCTGCACCTATACGGAGGGCGTGTCCTGGGGAAAGTTCGTCCCCGAGAGCGAGGGGGGCCGACAGGTCGAGGTCCACGCCGATGCGACGATCGCCTGGCCGGTGATCGTGCGCGCGGTCATCGAGCGACTCGAGCGCGAATGA
- a CDS encoding alcohol dehydrogenase catalytic domain-containing protein produces the protein MNGPVSGTMRAAVVADDLRIGTREVDVPECGPGMIRVAVDACGLCGSDLHFHHAKSWPAGLVPGHEITGRIDAIGDAPPSLVEERGLHIGRRVVVEPLESCGTCEFCAAGRDSICPTLTLAGVSRPGGFAEAIVLPALRIHPVADDLDPPVAALAEPLAVALHGLDRGRFSPADRVLVLGGGAIGVLAAFAARRAGAREVVVRARYPHQREIVRAVADAEARGTDATLASDGLVSAFDLVVETVGGRSETLVEAAQAARPGGRVAILGLFEPSPPLTPLEALVKELTFHWSNCYCRRIGSTKTPETSDFSEATRILDGDRARLSQLVTHRVPLASIDQAFEIASDKRRGVGKLCVVR, from the coding sequence ATGAACGGGCCCGTTTCCGGGACCATGCGCGCCGCGGTCGTCGCCGACGACCTGCGGATCGGGACGCGCGAAGTCGACGTCCCCGAATGCGGACCCGGCATGATCCGCGTCGCCGTCGACGCCTGCGGTCTCTGCGGCAGTGACCTCCACTTCCACCACGCGAAGTCCTGGCCCGCCGGCCTGGTCCCGGGCCACGAGATCACGGGACGCATCGACGCGATCGGCGACGCGCCGCCTTCGCTCGTCGAGGAACGGGGGCTGCACATCGGCCGGCGCGTCGTCGTCGAGCCGCTCGAGAGCTGCGGGACCTGCGAGTTCTGCGCGGCGGGACGGGACTCGATCTGCCCGACCCTGACCCTCGCAGGCGTCTCGCGTCCGGGCGGCTTCGCCGAGGCGATCGTCCTCCCCGCCCTCCGCATCCACCCCGTCGCCGACGACCTCGATCCCCCCGTGGCCGCGCTGGCCGAACCGCTCGCGGTCGCGCTCCACGGCCTCGATCGCGGCCGCTTCTCGCCCGCCGACCGCGTGCTCGTGTTGGGCGGGGGGGCGATCGGTGTGCTCGCCGCCTTCGCGGCGCGACGGGCCGGCGCCCGGGAGGTCGTCGTGCGCGCCCGCTATCCGCATCAGCGCGAGATCGTGCGGGCCGTGGCCGACGCCGAGGCCCGCGGAACCGACGCGACCCTCGCCTCCGACGGACTGGTGTCTGCGTTCGATCTCGTCGTCGAGACCGTCGGTGGGCGAAGCGAGACCCTCGTCGAAGCGGCCCAGGCCGCGCGGCCCGGCGGACGCGTCGCCATCCTCGGCCTCTTCGAGCCGTCTCCGCCCCTCACGCCCCTCGAAGCGCTCGTGAAGGAGCTCACCTTCCACTGGTCGAACTGCTACTGCCGGAGGATCGGGTCGACGAAAACGCCCGAAACGTCAGATTTTTCGGAGGCCACCCGCATCCTGGACGGCGACAGGGCCCGATTGTCACAGCTCGTCACCCACCGGGTCCCCCTCGCCTCGATCGACCAGGCCTTCGAGATCGCGAGTGACAAGCGTCGCGGTGTCGGAAAGCTGTGCGTGGTACGCTAG
- a CDS encoding response regulator, translating to MSSSTRILTVDDEPTYREYLERFLSRDGLDVRTAETGAEAIELAREFAPDILLADWMLRCEMHGIEVGEALRAQRPDLRILLMTGFPTADLEAEAARVGIDGFLEKPFALEDLSKAIESATTI from the coding sequence ATGAGCTCGAGCACGCGGATCCTGACCGTCGACGACGAGCCGACGTACCGGGAATACCTCGAACGTTTCCTGAGTCGCGACGGTCTCGACGTGCGCACGGCGGAGACCGGCGCCGAAGCGATCGAGCTCGCCCGGGAGTTCGCGCCGGACATCCTCCTCGCCGACTGGATGCTGCGCTGTGAGATGCACGGCATCGAGGTGGGCGAAGCCCTGCGCGCCCAGCGTCCCGACCTGCGCATCCTGCTCATGACGGGCTTCCCGACCGCCGACCTCGAAGCCGAGGCAGCGCGTGTCGGGATCGACGGGTTTCTCGAGAAGCCCTTCGCCCTCGAAGACCTCTCGAAGGCGATCGAGTCGGCGACCACGATCTGA
- a CDS encoding peptide chain release factor 3, whose translation MSTDRSPDEIKREIARRRTFAIISHPDAGKTTLTEKLLLYGGAVREAGAVRAQKADRHATSDWLELEKQRGISVSSSVLHFEFEGHRVNILDTPGHRDFSEDTYRTLMAADSAVMLIDAARGVEPQTRKLCEVCRLRKIPIFTFVNKMDRHGRDPLEIMDEIEEVLGMDVVPANWPVGAGSDFRGIYDLLERRLVTFSGGDHGTHRVEENVIEGEPDSPAIREAMGPFADEVVEGLELLEGAGAELDPEAVASGSQTPMFFGSALTNFGVHPFLQRYLEMAPGPVPRLSQGEGIDPTERPFSAFVFKIQANMDPDHRDRVAFVRICSGRFQKGVQTQHVRTGKPIRLANSTLLMGKDRAEIEEAFAGDVVGLFDPGVFRIGDTLADEKDVVYAGIPIFAPESYMRVEVAGVEKRKSLEKGIEQLVHEGVVQLFRDPEGGSASWILGAMGPLQFDVMKHRLGTEYGVELKLSNLPYTLARWPQAGFDPEDFRYSERIRVVKDRDDNWALLAQSPWDFDRVLERNEALELADTPDPSLFESAS comes from the coding sequence GTGTCCACCGACCGCAGCCCCGACGAGATCAAGCGCGAGATCGCGCGAAGGCGCACGTTCGCGATCATCTCGCATCCGGACGCCGGCAAGACCACCTTGACGGAGAAGCTCCTCCTTTACGGGGGCGCCGTCCGAGAGGCCGGCGCCGTCCGCGCGCAGAAGGCCGACCGCCACGCCACCAGCGACTGGCTCGAGCTCGAGAAGCAGCGCGGCATCTCGGTCTCGAGCTCCGTCCTCCACTTCGAGTTCGAGGGCCACCGGGTCAACATCCTCGACACCCCGGGCCACCGCGACTTCAGCGAGGACACGTACCGGACCCTGATGGCGGCGGACAGCGCCGTCATGCTGATCGACGCTGCCCGCGGCGTGGAGCCGCAGACGCGCAAGCTCTGCGAGGTCTGCCGCCTGCGCAAGATCCCGATCTTCACCTTCGTGAACAAGATGGATCGACACGGCCGTGACCCCCTCGAGATCATGGACGAGATCGAGGAAGTGCTCGGGATGGACGTCGTCCCCGCGAACTGGCCGGTCGGAGCGGGCAGCGATTTCCGCGGGATCTACGACCTGCTCGAACGCCGACTCGTGACCTTCTCGGGCGGAGACCACGGGACCCATCGCGTCGAGGAGAACGTGATCGAGGGCGAGCCCGACTCGCCGGCAATCCGCGAGGCAATGGGCCCCTTCGCCGACGAAGTCGTCGAGGGGCTCGAGCTGCTCGAAGGCGCGGGGGCGGAGCTCGACCCCGAGGCGGTGGCGAGCGGGTCGCAGACCCCGATGTTCTTCGGAAGCGCGCTCACCAACTTCGGCGTGCATCCCTTCCTGCAGCGGTATCTCGAGATGGCACCCGGACCGGTTCCGCGTCTCTCGCAGGGCGAGGGCATCGATCCCACGGAGCGTCCCTTCTCCGCCTTCGTGTTCAAGATCCAGGCGAACATGGATCCGGACCATCGCGACCGCGTCGCCTTCGTGCGCATCTGTTCGGGGCGCTTCCAGAAGGGCGTGCAGACCCAGCACGTGCGGACGGGGAAGCCGATCCGCCTCGCCAACTCGACCCTCCTCATGGGCAAGGACCGCGCGGAGATCGAGGAGGCGTTCGCCGGCGACGTCGTCGGGCTCTTCGATCCCGGCGTGTTCCGGATCGGCGACACCCTCGCCGACGAGAAGGACGTCGTCTACGCCGGCATCCCGATCTTCGCGCCGGAGTCCTACATGCGGGTCGAGGTCGCCGGCGTCGAGAAGCGCAAGAGCCTCGAGAAAGGGATCGAGCAGCTCGTCCACGAGGGCGTGGTCCAGCTCTTCCGGGATCCCGAAGGGGGCTCCGCGAGCTGGATCCTCGGCGCGATGGGGCCGCTCCAGTTCGACGTGATGAAGCACCGGCTGGGGACCGAGTACGGCGTGGAGCTCAAGCTCTCGAACCTGCCCTACACCCTCGCGCGATGGCCGCAGGCGGGCTTCGATCCCGAGGACTTCCGGTACTCGGAGCGCATCCGGGTCGTCAAGGACCGGGACGACAACTGGGCCCTGCTCGCCCAGAGCCCCTGGGACTTCGACCGCGTCCTCGAGCGCAACGAAGCCCTCGAGCTCGCCGACACCCCGGATCCGTCCCTCTTCGAGAGCGCGAGCTGA
- a CDS encoding fructose bisphosphate aldolase, translating into MSDRDDQLAKMRNQDGFIAALDQSGGSTPKALRLYGVEESAYANDEEMFDLVHAMRCRICESPVFTGERILGAILFEMTLDRDIAGKNSAAYLWQEKNVVPFLKVDKGLADEADGVQVMKPMPDLDALLEKANARGVFGTKMRSVIKSASESGIRAVVEQQFEIGKRICAAGLVPIIEPEVDINAPDKARAEAILSGEILSQLDALGDQNVMLKLTLPEETNLYSKHIAHERTVRVVALSGGYTREEANSRLAQNTGMVASFSRALTEGLSAQQSDEAFDATLDQSIESIFQASRT; encoded by the coding sequence ATGAGCGACCGAGACGATCAGCTTGCGAAGATGCGCAACCAGGACGGCTTCATCGCCGCCCTCGACCAGAGCGGCGGCAGCACGCCCAAGGCCCTCCGGCTCTACGGCGTCGAAGAGAGCGCCTACGCGAACGACGAGGAGATGTTCGACCTGGTTCACGCCATGCGCTGCCGGATCTGCGAGAGCCCCGTCTTCACCGGCGAGCGCATCCTCGGCGCCATCCTCTTCGAGATGACCCTCGACCGGGACATCGCGGGCAAGAACTCGGCCGCCTACCTCTGGCAGGAAAAGAACGTCGTGCCCTTTCTGAAGGTCGACAAGGGCCTCGCGGACGAGGCGGACGGCGTGCAGGTCATGAAGCCGATGCCGGATCTCGACGCGCTGCTCGAGAAGGCCAACGCGCGGGGCGTCTTCGGGACCAAGATGCGCTCGGTCATCAAGAGCGCGAGCGAGTCGGGCATCCGCGCCGTCGTGGAGCAGCAGTTCGAGATCGGCAAGCGGATCTGCGCCGCGGGCCTCGTCCCGATCATCGAGCCGGAGGTCGACATCAACGCCCCGGACAAGGCCCGCGCCGAGGCGATTCTCTCCGGCGAGATCCTGTCCCAGCTCGATGCGCTCGGCGATCAGAACGTGATGCTCAAGCTCACGCTCCCCGAAGAGACGAACCTCTACTCGAAGCACATCGCCCACGAGCGCACCGTGCGCGTCGTGGCGCTCTCGGGCGGCTACACGCGCGAGGAAGCGAATAGCCGTCTGGCCCAGAACACCGGCATGGTCGCGAGCTTCTCCCGCGCGCTGACGGAGGGCCTCTCGGCCCAGCAGTCCGACGAGGCGTTCGACGCGACCCTCGACCAGTCGATCGAGTCGATCTTCCAGGCCTCCCGGACCTAG
- a CDS encoding PilZ domain-containing protein, giving the protein MSGSLREPLAQAPTWSRTIVYHASRDALGPKTDVILSRLGYQMLLPETFESMRAKHPELEAELLVIDERRIEEADAYRGDGPGPPVVLLTGTQGATGEDPRIVGAVKRPAGLHDLYRLMQQVFEDVPRSTPRVATQLRARCASGGSNWEGRVLSLSENGCLIRSPEAILLGQKVELELVLPRSESIALEAEATYQLLPDTGLVWSAIDAGSREALGRFVTQTILA; this is encoded by the coding sequence ATGTCGGGATCCCTCCGTGAGCCGCTGGCCCAGGCGCCGACCTGGAGCCGAACGATCGTCTACCACGCCTCGCGCGATGCGCTGGGGCCGAAGACCGACGTGATCCTCAGTCGCCTGGGTTACCAGATGCTGCTGCCGGAGACCTTCGAGTCGATGCGGGCGAAGCATCCGGAGCTCGAAGCGGAGCTGCTCGTGATCGACGAGCGACGCATCGAAGAAGCCGATGCCTATCGGGGCGACGGTCCCGGACCGCCGGTCGTGCTGCTGACCGGCACGCAGGGGGCCACCGGCGAGGATCCGCGGATCGTGGGCGCCGTGAAGCGGCCGGCCGGGCTCCACGACCTCTATCGCCTGATGCAGCAGGTCTTCGAGGACGTGCCGCGCTCGACGCCGCGGGTCGCGACCCAGCTCCGGGCGCGCTGTGCTTCGGGCGGATCGAACTGGGAGGGGCGGGTGCTCTCCCTCTCCGAGAACGGCTGCCTGATCCGCAGCCCCGAGGCGATCCTGCTGGGGCAGAAGGTCGAGCTCGAGCTCGTCCTCCCGCGCAGCGAGTCGATCGCGCTCGAAGCCGAGGCGACGTACCAGCTCCTGCCCGACACCGGCCTCGTCTGGAGCGCCATCGACGCCGGGAGCCGCGAGGCCCTCGGCCGCTTCGTCACCCAGACGATCCTCGCCTGA
- a CDS encoding PAS domain-containing protein, with the protein MEEAVVGDVNRDLATWLVAQRLEIERVMQERLGAAAPAASGPEAETLRRFRTFASTALMRGEAPRPVLDGLRPNERRVMALLTAWAEAAVSLAGPDADAVRTSLAPLLDAFRLAIRTTGTKRKASGRPRAARRAITAAIDRVADLYFAIDVDSGEILDANPAAGAALGVARDALMGIEFNAFVPNDAQSPWWTALDAIAEGQESVVFAASMQDREGRVIRLATSATRYLRSNSRTLALVLARPDNKIQALVDAHPVAPVEATGA; encoded by the coding sequence GTGGAAGAAGCGGTCGTCGGCGATGTGAATCGGGATCTGGCCACCTGGCTGGTCGCACAGCGGCTCGAGATCGAGCGCGTGATGCAGGAGCGACTCGGCGCTGCCGCCCCGGCCGCTTCCGGCCCGGAAGCCGAGACCCTGCGCCGCTTCCGCACGTTCGCCTCGACCGCGCTCATGCGCGGGGAGGCGCCGCGGCCGGTCCTCGACGGCCTGCGCCCGAACGAGCGCCGCGTGATGGCGCTGCTCACCGCCTGGGCCGAGGCCGCCGTCAGCCTCGCGGGCCCCGACGCGGACGCCGTCCGCACCTCCCTGGCGCCGCTCCTCGATGCGTTCCGACTCGCCATTCGAACGACGGGGACCAAGCGAAAGGCCAGTGGCCGCCCGCGAGCCGCCCGCCGCGCGATCACCGCCGCCATCGATCGCGTCGCCGACCTCTACTTCGCGATCGACGTCGACTCGGGCGAGATCCTCGACGCCAACCCCGCCGCGGGCGCGGCGCTCGGCGTCGCCCGCGACGCGCTCATGGGGATCGAGTTCAACGCCTTCGTACCGAACGATGCCCAGAGCCCCTGGTGGACCGCCCTCGACGCGATCGCCGAAGGACAGGAGAGCGTCGTCTTCGCGGCCAGCATGCAGGACCGCGAGGGCCGGGTGATCCGGCTCGCGACCTCCGCGACCCGCTACCTGCGCAGCAACAGCCGGACCCTCGCCCTCGTCCTCGCCCGACCGGACAACAAGATCCAGGCCCTCGTCGACGCGCATCCGGTCGCGCCCGTCGAGGCGACCGGGGCCTGA